One window of the Rosa rugosa chromosome 3, drRosRugo1.1, whole genome shotgun sequence genome contains the following:
- the LOC133735868 gene encoding uncharacterized protein LOC133735868 — protein sequence MGSARRAFWKYPRSLLPDLKVQWGNLRFANFKAVDEYNSEALRLTSMLRFCGQPITEQVLIEKTLSTFAVSALLVSKQYRGEYNARRITRFNQLINVMSVAEKYDNILIKNYNSRPVGTKSLAEVNYNAPKGGSKERNPKVKGQNRRVGPYNRPTKEGNRHNDGWTRGNIWKRGRGGRGVPGRGGAAQGRGHSANPSRGLQPSANNAPQLKGGNHNDMCHRCGSSERWFKQWNASNQLVA from the coding sequence atgggtagcgctagaagagcgttttggaaATATCCAAgatccctcctccctgacttgaaagtaCAATGGGGCAATTTGCGTTTTGCCAACTTCAAGGCCGTTgatgaatataattcagaagctcttcgcctcaCATCCATGTTGAGATTTTGTGGACAACCTATCACCGAGCAAgtgctaattgagaaaactctctccacatTCGCTGTCTCAGCGcttttggtatcaaagcaatatagAGGTGAGTATAATGCTAGAAGGATCACAAGATTCAATCAGCTAATCAATGtgatgtctgtagctgaaaaatATGACAACATCCTCATAAAAaactataattcaaggcccgttgGAACTAAGAGCCTTGCCGAGgtgaattataatgcacccaaaggagggagtaaggagcggaaccctaaagtTAAGGGACAAAACAGACGTGTAGGTCCAtacaaccgccctacaaaggaaggtaacCGTCATAATGATGGATGGACACGTGGTAACATATGGAAACGTGGGAGAGGGGGCCGTGGCGTACCAGGACGTGGTGGTGCCGCCCAAGGCCGTGGTCACAGCGCAAATCCCTCTAGGGGACTCCAACCaagtgcaaacaatgcacctcaattaaagggtggcaatcacaatgacatgtgtcatcgatgtggatcaagtgagcgTTGGTTCAAGCAATGGAATGCAAGCAATCAGTTAGTTGCATGA